The following DNA comes from Bradyrhizobium sp. SK17.
GCCCATCTCGCCGGCCTTGACCGGCCCATCCGCATCGACCGGCAGTGATGCCATCACCTTCATGTCGGGATCGGGCTGAGCGGCCGGCGTCACCACGACCGGCGCCTCGCCGGGCTGCCAGTGCTCGAGATTCTCGGGCGTGCCGAGCGACGAACCGAAGAACAGGCTGGCGGTCTGGAACGCGAACGGGTCGCGCTCATGCGTTGCATCGACGGGCGGCGCAGCGGCAGGCTTCACGGGCGACGGCTTCAGGTCGTCGAGCGGGTTGGCCTCGAGCGACATCGAGACGTCGTATTGCTGCGGCGACGGCTTCGTATACTGCGGCAATGGCGGCGCACGCAGCGCCTCCTGCAATTCCGGATCGAGCGGCGCGCTGTCGGCAGGTGCGCTGCCACTCACCGCGGTCGCGGTCTTCATGCCCTTGACCGACGAATTGGACGTCGCGGGGTCCTCGTTCGCCGGCAGCGTGTTTGCCGGCTGCACCGGCTCGACCTGATCGGGCCGACTGACGACGAGCCGATCGCCCTTCTTGGTGCGATCGACCTTGGGAAAATCGGAGGCCTGGTAGCGCGGCGGCGGCGTGGTGATCGGATTGCGGGTGACGGCGCCGGTGACGTCGGCGCTGGAGTCCAGCCGTGCGAGCAGGAGCTGCGGATCTTGCGGCGCCGAGGTTCCGATCGGACGGCCAAAGCTGTAGGTCGCGACCTGGATCGAGCCGACGGCGGACGCGAACACGCGCTTCTGCCAGCGCTCGGCGACACCGGGCTGCCGGGCCAACAGCGACGCGATATCCTGGTATCCGAGCTCGGTCGGCATCAAGGAGAAGATGCAAAGACCGAGACCGAAGAGCGCAAACCGTGCGCCCTTCGGCTGGTTACGCGACACAAACATCGTACGCTCACGCAACGCTTACTGAGTGCAATCGAACGCGCACCATCCGCGCAATTCGACCTTCTCCGTTGCTAATCTGTTTAGGTTGCCGCGGAGTTAATCGGCGTT
Coding sequences within:
- a CDS encoding cell wall hydrolase, coding for MFVSRNQPKGARFALFGLGLCIFSLMPTELGYQDIASLLARQPGVAERWQKRVFASAVGSIQVATYSFGRPIGTSAPQDPQLLLARLDSSADVTGAVTRNPITTPPPRYQASDFPKVDRTKKGDRLVVSRPDQVEPVQPANTLPANEDPATSNSSVKGMKTATAVSGSAPADSAPLDPELQEALRAPPLPQYTKPSPQQYDVSMSLEANPLDDLKPSPVKPAAAPPVDATHERDPFAFQTASLFFGSSLGTPENLEHWQPGEAPVVVTPAAQPDPDMKVMASLPVDADGPVKAGEMGESVAPKGEVNADDQHSKTPAERLGLFDQKSRAKSEKCLAEAVYFEARGEAVRGQIAVAQVVLNRAFSGKYPETVCGVVYQNKNRHYACQFTFACDNIPDVVREPDMWDRARKIAKAMLDGKLWLPEVDRSTHYHAYWVRPSWVSEMKKMYKFGVHTFYRPRAWGDGSDAPSWGNPAETAKISAQLAEAAQSSAEMASAKR